The following are encoded in a window of Mycobacterium sp. ELW1 genomic DNA:
- a CDS encoding steroid 3-ketoacyl-CoA thiolase encodes MGNPVIVEATRSPIGKRGGWLSGLHATELLGAVQKAVIEKAGIDANEVEQAIGGCVTQYGEQSNNITRVAWLTAGLPEQIGATTVDCQCGSAQQANHLIAGLIASGAIDVGIACGIEAMSRVGLGANAGPDRSLIRAASWDIDMPDQFTAAERIAKRRGITRQDLDHLGFLSQQRAKRAWDEHRFDREISPIEAPVLDENKRPTDERHMVSRDQGLRDTTMEGLAGLKPVMEGAMHTAGTSSQISDGAAAVLWMDEDKARALGLKPRARIVSQALVGSETYYHLDGPVQSTARVLEKAGMKLGDIDLVEINEAFASVVLSWAQVHEADMDKVNVNGGAIALGHPVGSTGSRLITTALHELERTDQSTALITMCAGGALSTGTIIERI; translated from the coding sequence TGCGACCGAATTGTTGGGGGCCGTCCAGAAGGCCGTGATCGAAAAGGCCGGTATCGACGCCAACGAGGTTGAGCAGGCCATCGGCGGTTGCGTCACCCAGTACGGCGAGCAGTCCAACAACATCACCCGGGTGGCGTGGCTGACCGCGGGACTGCCCGAGCAGATCGGTGCCACCACCGTCGACTGCCAGTGCGGCAGCGCCCAGCAGGCCAACCATCTGATCGCCGGCCTGATTGCGAGCGGCGCGATCGACGTCGGCATCGCCTGCGGTATCGAAGCCATGAGCCGCGTGGGCCTCGGCGCCAACGCCGGCCCGGACCGCTCGCTGATCCGCGCCGCATCGTGGGACATCGACATGCCGGATCAGTTCACCGCGGCCGAGCGGATCGCCAAGCGCCGCGGGATCACTCGCCAGGACCTCGACCACCTCGGGTTCCTGTCTCAGCAACGAGCCAAGCGGGCCTGGGACGAGCACCGCTTCGACCGCGAGATCTCCCCGATCGAGGCGCCGGTTCTCGACGAGAACAAGCGACCCACCGACGAGCGCCATATGGTCAGCCGTGATCAGGGCCTGCGCGACACCACCATGGAGGGCCTGGCCGGGCTCAAGCCGGTGATGGAAGGCGCCATGCACACCGCGGGCACCTCGTCGCAGATCTCCGACGGCGCCGCCGCGGTGTTGTGGATGGACGAAGACAAGGCCCGTGCGTTGGGACTGAAGCCGCGGGCGCGCATCGTCAGCCAGGCGCTCGTCGGTTCCGAGACCTACTACCACCTCGACGGCCCGGTGCAGTCCACCGCGCGGGTGCTGGAGAAGGCCGGAATGAAACTCGGCGACATCGACCTGGTGGAGATCAACGAGGCGTTTGCGTCGGTGGTGCTCAGTTGGGCGCAGGTCCACGAGGCCGACATGGACAAGGTGAACGTCAACGGTGGCGCGATCGCATTGGGGCACCCCGTCGGTAGCACCGGCAGCCGGTTGATCACCACCGCGCTGCACGAGCTGGAGCGCACCGATCAGAGCACGGCCCTGATCACCATGTGTGCCGGCGGTGCGCTGTCGACCGGCACCATCATCGAGCGGATCTAA
- a CDS encoding nitroreductase family deazaflavin-dependent oxidoreductase: MPKPRPKALDTPMTKFIIKWMSKGQTALYKVSNGKIGGSFLEGAPVALLTTIGRKSGEPRVAPLLFLREGNRVVLVASQGGSDKHPLWYLNLKANPKVKVQIKDEVLELTARDATEAERAEYWPKMTAFYTGFEDYKSWTDRVIPIVICDP, from the coding sequence TTGCCCAAGCCGCGCCCCAAAGCCCTCGACACCCCGATGACGAAGTTCATCATCAAGTGGATGTCCAAGGGGCAGACCGCCTTGTACAAGGTGAGCAACGGCAAGATCGGCGGCAGCTTCCTCGAAGGTGCGCCGGTGGCGCTGCTGACGACAATCGGGCGCAAGAGCGGTGAGCCGCGGGTGGCCCCTCTGCTCTTCCTCCGTGAGGGCAATCGGGTGGTGCTGGTGGCATCCCAGGGCGGCAGCGACAAGCACCCCCTGTGGTACCTCAACCTGAAGGCGAACCCGAAGGTGAAGGTCCAGATCAAGGACGAGGTGCTCGAGTTGACGGCGCGCGATGCCACCGAAGCCGAGCGCGCCGAGTACTGGCCCAAGATGACCGCTTTCTACACCGGCTTCGAGGACTACAAGTCCTGGACCGACCGGGTCATCCCCATCGTGATTTGCGATCCGTAA
- a CDS encoding nitroreductase family deazaflavin-dependent oxidoreductase, producing MKYFARAHIAVYRRTNGKLGAKLLWFPAALVTTTGRKSGQPRTTATLYLQDGERIVLPASYGGRNSNPAWYLNLKADPKVEVQVRDSVRDMTARDATDDERRVYWRQLTRIYPPYKGYQDAADRRIPLVVCEPL from the coding sequence ATGAAGTACTTCGCCCGCGCCCACATCGCGGTGTATCGCCGCACCAACGGCAAGCTGGGCGCAAAGCTGCTGTGGTTTCCCGCCGCGCTGGTGACGACCACCGGCCGCAAGTCGGGGCAGCCGCGCACCACCGCCACCCTGTATCTGCAGGACGGGGAGCGCATCGTGCTGCCCGCGTCCTACGGCGGGCGCAACTCGAATCCCGCGTGGTACCTGAATTTGAAGGCCGATCCGAAGGTCGAGGTTCAGGTGCGCGACTCGGTTCGAGACATGACCGCGCGGGACGCCACCGACGACGAGCGCCGGGTGTACTGGCGCCAGCTGACGCGAATCTATCCGCCGTACAAGGGGTATCAGGACGCCGCGGATCGGCGCATCCCGTTGGTGGTGTGCGAGCCGCTCTGA
- a CDS encoding SDR family oxidoreductase, translating to MGLLDGRVVIVTGAGGGLGRAHALAFAAEGARVVVNDIGVGLDGSPAGGGSAAQGVVDEIVAAGGEAVANGSNVADWAQAEALIQTAIDSFGGLDVLVNNAGIVRDRMFVNATEDEFDAVTAVHLKGHFATMKHAGAYWRAQSKAGNAVDARIINTSSGAGLQGSVGQATYSASKAGIAALTLVAAAEMGRFGVTVNAIAPSARTRMTETVFADMMATQDSDFDAMAPENVSPLVVWLGSVESKDVTGQVFEVEGGIIRVAEGWNRGGTIDKGARWDPAELGPVVSDLIANSRTPLPVFGA from the coding sequence ATGGGACTTCTCGACGGTCGTGTCGTCATCGTGACAGGAGCGGGCGGTGGCCTCGGCCGCGCGCACGCGCTGGCGTTCGCCGCTGAAGGCGCGCGCGTGGTGGTCAACGACATCGGGGTCGGGCTCGACGGTTCGCCGGCCGGTGGCGGTAGTGCCGCACAGGGTGTGGTCGACGAAATCGTTGCCGCCGGTGGAGAAGCCGTCGCCAACGGTTCCAACGTCGCCGACTGGGCGCAGGCCGAGGCGCTGATCCAGACCGCCATTGACTCTTTCGGCGGACTCGACGTGCTGGTGAACAACGCCGGCATCGTGCGGGACCGGATGTTCGTCAACGCCACCGAAGATGAGTTCGACGCCGTCACCGCCGTGCACCTCAAGGGGCACTTCGCCACCATGAAGCACGCCGGAGCGTACTGGCGCGCGCAGTCCAAGGCCGGCAATGCCGTCGATGCCCGCATCATCAACACCAGCTCGGGTGCCGGCCTGCAGGGCAGTGTCGGGCAGGCGACCTACAGCGCGTCCAAGGCGGGTATCGCCGCGCTGACCTTGGTGGCCGCCGCCGAGATGGGGCGCTTCGGCGTCACCGTCAATGCCATCGCGCCCTCGGCCCGGACCCGGATGACCGAGACCGTGTTCGCCGACATGATGGCCACCCAGGACAGCGACTTCGACGCGATGGCGCCGGAAAACGTCTCCCCGCTGGTGGTGTGGCTCGGCAGCGTCGAGTCGAAAGACGTCACCGGTCAGGTGTTCGAGGTCGAAGGCGGCATCATCCGGGTGGCCGAGGGCTGGAACCGCGGCGGCACCATCGACAAGGGCGCCCGCTGGGATCCCGCCGAGCTCGGCCCGGTCGTGAGCGACCTGATCGCCAACTCGCGCACTCCGCTGCCGGTCTTCGGCGCCTGA
- a CDS encoding SDR family oxidoreductase has protein sequence MTEAADSGINLQLNASVVLVTGGVRGVGAGISAVFAAQGATVITCARRPVEGSPYEFRACDIRDDEAVKALIDGIVADHGRLDVVVNNAGGSPYVLAADASAKFSTKIVELNLLGALSVSQHANAVMQAQDSGGSIINITSVSGRRPTPGTVAYGAAKAGMESMTTTLAVEWAPKVRVNSVVVGMVETEQSELFYGDAESIAAISKNVPLGRLAKPEDIGWATAFLASPAASYISGASLEVHGGGEPPHYLSTTTADIK, from the coding sequence GTGACCGAAGCGGCTGACAGCGGTATCAACCTGCAACTGAACGCCTCTGTCGTCCTGGTGACGGGGGGTGTGCGAGGTGTCGGCGCCGGAATCAGCGCCGTCTTCGCCGCGCAGGGTGCGACCGTCATCACCTGCGCCCGACGGCCGGTCGAAGGGTCGCCGTACGAGTTCAGGGCCTGCGACATCCGCGACGACGAGGCCGTCAAAGCTCTCATCGACGGGATCGTCGCCGACCACGGGCGCCTCGACGTCGTCGTCAACAACGCGGGCGGCTCACCCTATGTACTCGCGGCCGACGCCTCGGCGAAATTCAGCACCAAGATCGTGGAGCTCAATCTCCTTGGTGCGCTGTCGGTCTCGCAGCATGCCAACGCGGTGATGCAGGCCCAGGACTCCGGTGGCTCGATCATCAACATCACCAGCGTGAGCGGCCGACGGCCCACGCCGGGCACCGTCGCCTACGGGGCGGCGAAGGCCGGCATGGAAAGCATGACGACCACGCTCGCCGTGGAATGGGCGCCGAAGGTTCGCGTCAACTCCGTCGTCGTCGGCATGGTCGAAACCGAACAGTCCGAACTCTTCTACGGTGACGCCGAATCCATCGCGGCGATTTCCAAGAACGTGCCGCTGGGCAGGCTGGCCAAACCCGAGGACATCGGTTGGGCCACAGCGTTTCTCGCCTCTCCCGCGGCGTCCTACATCAGTGGTGCGTCGCTGGAGGTACATGGCGGCGGGGAACCGCCGCACTACCTGTCGACCACCACTGCCGACATCAAATAA
- the echA20 gene encoding (7aS)-7a-methyl-1,5-dioxo-2,3,5,6,7,7a-hexahydro-1H-indene-carboxyl-CoA hydrolase gives MTITTSTVEPGIVAVTVNYPPVNAIPSRGWFELGDAITAAGRDRSTHVVILRAEGRGFNAGVDIKEMQNTEGFTALIDANRGCFHAFRAVYECEVPVVAAVNGFCVGGGIGLVGNSDVIVASDDAKFGLPEVERGALGAATHLSRLVPQHMMRRLFFTAATVSAETLHHFGSVHEVVPRADLDEAALRVARDIASKDTRVIRAAKEALNFIDIQPVNARYRMEQGFTFELNLAGVSDEHRDAFAGTDKGASK, from the coding sequence ATGACCATCACCACCAGCACCGTTGAACCGGGCATCGTCGCCGTCACGGTGAACTATCCGCCCGTCAACGCGATCCCCTCCCGCGGCTGGTTCGAGCTCGGTGACGCCATCACCGCGGCGGGCCGCGACAGGAGCACCCACGTGGTGATCCTGCGCGCCGAAGGCCGTGGCTTCAACGCCGGTGTCGACATCAAGGAGATGCAGAACACCGAGGGCTTCACCGCGCTGATCGACGCCAACCGCGGGTGCTTCCACGCGTTCCGCGCGGTGTACGAGTGCGAGGTGCCGGTGGTCGCGGCCGTCAACGGATTCTGTGTCGGCGGCGGCATCGGACTGGTCGGCAACTCCGACGTGATCGTCGCGTCCGACGACGCCAAGTTCGGCCTCCCCGAAGTCGAGCGTGGAGCGCTCGGTGCCGCCACCCACCTGTCCCGACTGGTCCCCCAGCACATGATGCGCCGGCTGTTCTTCACCGCCGCGACCGTGAGCGCCGAGACACTGCATCACTTCGGTTCAGTGCACGAGGTGGTTCCGCGCGCCGATCTCGACGAGGCGGCGCTGCGCGTCGCACGCGACATCGCGTCCAAGGACACCCGGGTCATCCGCGCCGCCAAAGAGGCGCTGAACTTCATCGACATCCAGCCGGTCAACGCGAGATACCGCATGGAACAGGGCTTCACGTTCGAGCTGAACCTGGCCGGCGTCTCCGATGAGCACCGCGACGCGTTCGCGGGAACGGACAAGGGGGCCTCCAAATGA
- a CDS encoding CoA-transferase yields the protein MSDKRTTLDEAVSVVESGMTIGIGGWGSRRKPMAFIRTLLRTDVTDLTVVTYGGPDLGLLCSAGKVKRVYYGFVSLDSPPFYDPWFAKARTTGAIESREMDEGMLRCGLQAAAQRLPFLPIRAGLGSDVRAFWGDELKTVKSPYPVRNPESLRSCPPEGDGYEELVAMPALNLDVAFAHLNLGDEQGNAAYTGIDPYFDDLFLMSAQKRLLSVEKVVSTEELVKSVPVQALLINRMMVDKVVEAPNGAHFTTAEPDYRRDEKFQRHYAEAAASEETWAEFVKTYLSGSEADYQAAVRKFKEDQA from the coding sequence ATGAGCGACAAGAGAACGACCCTCGACGAGGCCGTCTCGGTCGTCGAAAGCGGAATGACGATCGGCATCGGTGGCTGGGGATCTCGGCGCAAGCCGATGGCCTTCATCCGCACGCTGCTGCGCACCGACGTCACCGACCTCACCGTCGTCACCTACGGCGGTCCTGATCTCGGCCTGCTGTGCTCGGCAGGCAAGGTCAAGCGCGTCTACTACGGCTTCGTATCGCTGGATTCGCCCCCGTTCTACGACCCCTGGTTCGCGAAGGCGCGGACAACGGGCGCGATCGAGTCGCGCGAGATGGACGAGGGCATGCTGCGCTGCGGTCTGCAGGCCGCCGCACAGCGGCTGCCGTTCCTGCCGATCCGCGCGGGCCTGGGCAGCGACGTGCGGGCGTTCTGGGGCGACGAGCTCAAGACCGTCAAATCGCCCTACCCCGTCCGAAATCCCGAGTCGCTCCGCTCCTGCCCGCCGGAAGGCGACGGCTACGAGGAACTCGTCGCCATGCCTGCACTCAACCTCGATGTGGCGTTCGCGCACCTGAATCTCGGTGACGAACAGGGCAACGCCGCCTACACCGGCATCGACCCCTACTTCGACGACCTGTTCCTGATGTCGGCACAGAAGCGGCTGTTGTCGGTCGAGAAGGTGGTGTCCACCGAAGAGCTGGTGAAATCCGTTCCGGTGCAAGCCTTGCTGATCAACCGGATGATGGTCGACAAAGTCGTCGAGGCTCCGAACGGCGCGCACTTCACCACGGCCGAACCCGACTACCGCCGCGACGAGAAGTTCCAGCGCCACTACGCCGAAGCGGCGGCGTCCGAGGAGACCTGGGCCGAGTTCGTGAAGACCTACCTGTCCGGTAGCGAGGCCGATTACCAAGCTGCCGTGCGGAAGTTCAAGGAGGATCAGGCATGA
- the ipdB gene encoding cholesterol ring-cleaving hydrolase subunit IpdB encodes MISATRAEVCAVACAELFRDAGEIMVSPMANMVSIGARLARLTFSPDILLTDGEARIFADTPAMGATGAIEGWMPFGRVFETLSWGRRHVVMGANQIDRYGNQNLSAFGPLQHPTRQMFGVRGAPGNTINHATSYWVGNHSKRVFGDSVDIVSGIGWDKVDPDNPAYRFMNVYRVVTNLGVFDFNGPDHQMRAVSLHPGVSPEDVAENTSFEVHGLGEAETSRLPSGEEQKLLQEVIDPKGLRDKEVR; translated from the coding sequence ATGATATCCGCAACCCGCGCCGAGGTGTGCGCCGTCGCCTGCGCCGAATTGTTCCGCGACGCAGGCGAAATCATGGTCAGCCCAATGGCCAACATGGTGTCGATCGGCGCCCGGTTGGCCCGGTTGACGTTCTCCCCCGACATCCTGCTGACCGACGGCGAGGCTCGCATCTTCGCCGACACCCCGGCAATGGGCGCCACCGGCGCGATCGAGGGCTGGATGCCGTTCGGCCGCGTCTTCGAGACGCTGTCATGGGGCCGCCGCCACGTGGTGATGGGCGCCAACCAGATCGACCGCTACGGCAACCAGAACCTGTCGGCGTTCGGCCCGCTGCAGCATCCGACCCGGCAGATGTTCGGCGTGCGCGGCGCACCGGGCAACACCATCAACCACGCCACCAGCTACTGGGTCGGCAACCACTCCAAGCGAGTGTTCGGCGACTCGGTCGATATCGTCTCCGGAATCGGCTGGGACAAGGTTGATCCGGACAATCCCGCCTACCGCTTCATGAACGTCTACCGGGTGGTGACCAACCTCGGCGTGTTCGACTTCAACGGACCCGACCACCAGATGCGGGCGGTGTCACTGCATCCGGGCGTGAGCCCTGAAGACGTGGCCGAGAACACCTCATTCGAGGTGCACGGTCTCGGCGAGGCCGAGACCTCCCGCCTGCCGTCCGGCGAGGAGCAGAAGCTGCTGCAAGAAGTGATCGATCCAAAAGGTCTCAGGGACAAAGAAGTCCGATGA
- the ipdC gene encoding (3aS,4S,5R,7aS)-5-hydroxy-7a-methyl-1-oxo-octahydro-1H-indene-4-carboxyl-CoA dehydrogenase — protein sequence MSKLKTPLTELIGIEHPVVQTGMGWVAGARLVSATSNAGGLGILASATMTIDELATAIRKVKATTDKPFGVNIRADGADAGDRVDLMIREGVKVASFALAPKQELIAKLKEAGSVVIPSVGAAKHARKVAGWGADAVIVQGGEGGGHTGPVATTLLLPSVLDAVDIPVIAAGGFFDGRGLAAALSYGAAGVAMGTRFLLTSDSTVPEEVKQRYLGAALDGTVVSTRVDGMPHRVLRTELVEKLESGSPIRGFTAAVRNAGKFKKMSQMTWIGMVRDGLAMRHGKDLTWSQVLMAANTPMLLKAGLVDGNTEAGVLASGQVAGIIDNLPSCAELIDTIVADAVKHLQSASSYIA from the coding sequence ATGAGTAAGCTCAAGACTCCGCTGACCGAACTGATCGGCATCGAACACCCGGTGGTACAGACCGGCATGGGCTGGGTGGCCGGCGCCCGACTGGTCTCGGCCACGTCCAATGCCGGGGGCCTCGGGATCCTGGCTTCGGCGACGATGACGATCGACGAGCTGGCGACGGCCATCCGCAAGGTCAAGGCCACCACGGACAAACCCTTTGGCGTCAACATCCGGGCCGACGGCGCCGATGCCGGCGACCGGGTCGACCTGATGATCCGCGAGGGTGTCAAGGTCGCGTCGTTTGCCCTGGCACCCAAGCAGGAGCTGATCGCGAAGCTCAAAGAGGCCGGCTCCGTGGTGATTCCGTCGGTCGGCGCGGCCAAGCATGCTCGTAAGGTGGCCGGCTGGGGCGCCGACGCGGTGATCGTGCAGGGCGGCGAGGGCGGCGGCCACACGGGCCCGGTCGCGACCACCCTGCTGCTGCCGTCGGTGCTCGACGCCGTCGACATCCCGGTGATCGCCGCCGGCGGTTTCTTCGACGGACGCGGCCTGGCCGCAGCACTGTCCTACGGCGCGGCGGGGGTGGCGATGGGAACCCGGTTCCTGCTGACCTCGGATTCGACGGTGCCCGAAGAGGTCAAGCAGCGTTACCTTGGCGCTGCCCTCGACGGCACCGTGGTGTCCACCCGGGTCGACGGCATGCCGCACCGGGTGCTGCGCACCGAACTCGTCGAGAAACTCGAGAGCGGCTCACCCATCCGCGGTTTCACCGCCGCGGTGCGCAACGCGGGCAAGTTCAAGAAGATGTCACAGATGACCTGGATCGGCATGGTCCGCGACGGCCTGGCGATGCGCCACGGCAAGGACCTCACCTGGTCGCAGGTGCTGATGGCCGCCAACACCCCGATGCTGCTGAAGGCCGGTCTGGTTGACGGCAACACCGAGGCGGGTGTGCTGGCGTCCGGGCAGGTCGCCGGGATCATCGACAATTTGCCGTCCTGCGCCGAGCTGATCGACACCATCGTCGCCGACGCCGTCAAGCACCTGCAGTCGGCCAGCTCCTACATCGCGTAA
- a CDS encoding SatD family protein: MAEVKVIASSWRAALIGDIVDSRHAADRAELHRRVTRALGEVAADTPAFTVGDEFQGSYPTVGAAIDAALTVRLALDPDIDVRFGIGWGEMTVLDSDTGIQDGPGWWSAREAIEWTAAAQQQPALATVRTAYRRHGDTGPDPDAVNAALLCRDHLLGSMDARSLRLLRGLLDHKTKKELAAMEGISASAVSQRTARDGLDLLVLASEQLRAVQ, from the coding sequence ATGGCTGAAGTGAAGGTTATCGCTTCATCATGGCGTGCGGCTCTGATCGGCGACATCGTCGACTCCCGCCACGCCGCAGACCGCGCGGAGCTGCACCGTCGCGTCACCCGCGCGCTCGGCGAAGTCGCCGCGGACACTCCCGCTTTCACGGTCGGTGACGAGTTCCAGGGCAGCTATCCGACCGTCGGCGCCGCGATCGACGCGGCGTTGACCGTGCGCTTGGCGCTCGATCCAGACATCGACGTGCGCTTCGGCATCGGCTGGGGCGAGATGACCGTGCTCGACTCCGACACCGGCATTCAGGACGGCCCCGGCTGGTGGTCGGCGCGGGAAGCCATCGAGTGGACGGCGGCCGCCCAGCAGCAGCCCGCCCTCGCGACGGTGCGCACCGCCTACCGACGGCACGGCGATACGGGGCCGGACCCCGACGCCGTCAACGCCGCCCTGTTGTGTCGGGACCACCTGCTTGGATCGATGGATGCCCGGTCCCTTCGGCTACTGCGGGGACTGCTCGACCACAAGACGAAGAAGGAACTGGCGGCCATGGAAGGGATCAGCGCATCGGCGGTGTCCCAGCGGACCGCGCGCGACGGACTGGATCTGCTGGTGCTGGCGTCCGAACAGCTGAGGGCCGTCCAGTGA
- a CDS encoding NDMA-dependent alcohol dehydrogenase — protein sequence MKMNAAILWDYGQDWSVEEVELDPPKDGEVLVSFEATGLCHSDHHIRDGDLVAPIPLIGGHEGAGIVQEVGPGVRDLKVGDHIVAAFLPACGRCRWCATGKSNLCDMGAEILMGLQPDGTFRRHARGQDIYAAIGLGTFAPYGTVPEASLVKIDDDIPLSRACLLGCGVTTGWGSAVNTADVAPGDTVVVIGCGGIGSGAIQGARLAGAEKIVVIDIVESKRDKAFLFGATHFATSIAEGTELVRELTKGVMADSALLTVGLVEGQMINDALELVSKGGAVVLTALAPMSDVTPVLPMTMFTLFQKRLLGSLYGQANPRADIPKLLSLYRQGKLLLDETVTHEYKLGEINNAYDDMLAGRNIRGVVLHDH from the coding sequence ATGAAAATGAATGCCGCCATCTTGTGGGATTACGGGCAAGACTGGAGCGTCGAAGAAGTCGAGCTCGATCCGCCGAAGGACGGCGAAGTTCTGGTCTCATTCGAGGCCACCGGGTTGTGTCACTCCGACCACCACATCCGCGACGGCGATCTGGTCGCGCCCATTCCGTTGATCGGCGGCCATGAAGGCGCGGGCATCGTGCAGGAGGTCGGTCCGGGAGTTCGCGACCTGAAGGTCGGCGATCACATCGTGGCCGCATTCCTGCCCGCATGCGGACGCTGCCGCTGGTGCGCGACCGGAAAGTCGAACCTGTGCGACATGGGCGCCGAGATCCTGATGGGCCTGCAGCCCGACGGCACCTTCCGCCGGCACGCGCGCGGCCAAGACATCTACGCGGCAATCGGTTTGGGCACCTTCGCTCCCTATGGCACCGTTCCGGAGGCGTCGCTGGTCAAGATCGACGACGACATCCCGCTGAGCCGGGCCTGCCTGCTGGGCTGCGGTGTCACCACCGGGTGGGGTTCGGCCGTCAACACCGCCGACGTGGCGCCGGGTGACACCGTTGTGGTGATCGGTTGCGGCGGCATCGGCAGCGGTGCCATCCAGGGCGCCCGGCTGGCGGGCGCCGAGAAGATCGTCGTGATCGACATCGTGGAGAGCAAGCGGGACAAGGCATTTCTGTTCGGCGCCACCCACTTCGCGACGTCGATCGCGGAAGGCACCGAGTTGGTCCGCGAGCTGACCAAAGGCGTGATGGCCGATTCCGCGCTGCTGACGGTCGGGCTGGTCGAAGGCCAGATGATCAACGACGCACTGGAACTCGTCAGCAAGGGCGGCGCCGTAGTGCTCACCGCGTTGGCGCCGATGTCCGACGTGACGCCGGTACTGCCGATGACGATGTTCACGCTGTTCCAGAAGCGGTTACTCGGCAGCCTCTACGGGCAGGCCAACCCGCGCGCCGACATCCCCAAGCTGCTCAGCCTCTACCGCCAGGGCAAGCTCCTGCTCGACGAGACAGTCACCCACGAGTACAAGCTGGGCGAGATCAACAACGCCTACGACGACATGCTCGCCGGCCGCAACATTCGCGGCGTGGTTCTCCACGACCACTGA
- the fadA6 gene encoding steroid 3-ketoacyl-CoA thiolase FadA6 — protein MAPASQAYVIDAVRTAVGKRNGSLAHVHPIDLGVVAFRGIFDRVDVDPGAVEDAIVGCLDTIGPQAGNIGRNTWLAAGFPEEVPGVTVDRQCGSSQQAISFGAQAIMAGTADLILAGGMQNMSRIPISSAMLVAEQFGFTSPTNESENWLHRYGDQEISQFRGAEMIAEKWGLSREEMEEFSLNSHNKAFAAIRNGNFENEIVPVGEFRTDEGPRESSLEKMAGLKTLREGGRLTAAMASQISDGASAVLLASEQAVKDHKLTPRARIHHISARGADPVFMLTGPIPATKYALDKAGLTIDDIDVVEINEAFAPVVMAWLKETKADPEKVNPNGGAIALGHPLGATGAKLFTTMLNELERRGGRYGLQTMCEGGGTANVTIIERL, from the coding sequence ATGGCCCCCGCTTCACAGGCATACGTCATCGACGCCGTACGCACCGCGGTCGGCAAGCGCAACGGTTCGCTGGCCCACGTCCATCCCATCGACCTCGGCGTGGTGGCGTTCCGTGGCATCTTCGACCGGGTCGACGTCGACCCCGGCGCCGTGGAGGACGCGATCGTCGGCTGCCTGGACACCATCGGCCCGCAGGCCGGCAACATCGGCCGCAACACCTGGCTGGCGGCCGGGTTCCCCGAAGAGGTGCCCGGCGTTACCGTCGACCGCCAGTGCGGCTCCAGCCAGCAGGCGATTTCCTTTGGCGCTCAAGCGATCATGGCGGGCACCGCAGACCTCATCCTGGCCGGCGGTATGCAGAACATGAGCCGCATCCCGATCTCGTCGGCGATGCTCGTCGCCGAGCAGTTCGGCTTCACCTCACCGACCAACGAGTCGGAGAACTGGCTGCACCGCTACGGCGATCAGGAGATCTCACAGTTCCGCGGTGCCGAGATGATCGCCGAGAAGTGGGGCCTGTCCCGGGAGGAGATGGAGGAGTTCTCCCTTAACAGCCACAACAAGGCGTTCGCCGCCATCCGTAACGGCAACTTCGAGAACGAGATCGTCCCGGTCGGCGAGTTCCGCACCGACGAGGGCCCGCGCGAGTCCAGCCTGGAGAAGATGGCCGGACTCAAGACGTTGCGTGAGGGCGGCCGGCTGACCGCGGCCATGGCCAGCCAGATCTCCGACGGCGCCAGCGCGGTGCTCCTTGCCAGCGAGCAGGCCGTCAAGGACCACAAGCTGACCCCGCGGGCCCGCATCCACCACATCAGCGCCCGCGGCGCCGACCCGGTGTTCATGCTCACCGGCCCGATCCCGGCGACCAAGTACGCACTGGACAAGGCCGGCCTGACGATCGACGACATCGATGTCGTCGAGATCAACGAGGCGTTCGCGCCGGTGGTCATGGCCTGGCTCAAGGAGACCAAGGCCGACCCGGAGAAGGTCAACCCCAACGGCGGCGCGATCGCACTGGGCCACCCGCTCGGCGCCACCGGCGCGAAGCTGTTCACCACCATGCTCAACGAGCTCGAACGCCGCGGCGGCCGCTACGGCCTGCAGACGATGTGCGAGGGCGGCGGCACCGCCAACGTCACCATCATCGAACGGCTCTAA